The following DNA comes from Tachypleus tridentatus isolate NWPU-2018 chromosome 9, ASM421037v1, whole genome shotgun sequence.
tagtaaataatgttcttttATATGATTCAAAAtgactagaaaaaaaaatatttatgagtcAAGTTATTGGACGATAAAATACATAAAGGCAAAATCTGCAACCTCATCTTCGTTGTGAaatttgtgaaaagaaaaaacacactaTATTATTTAACGTACTAAAACTGGTACATTGTACCTGTTTCCAGCTTTTCTTCTTCGGTATCTTAAGCTTCAGTTCTCCCCGAGTACCATCAGTTTGGGTTTCAGAATCTTCTATTGGAGAAACTGTCTTACTGTCCAGATTTATTTTCAAGCTTCCAGGACTAACTGTGCCTTCCCTACTAGCTGCGTCAGATGACGACGACGGTCTAAGAGGAGTTTCTTCGCTTGCAGGTGACAGTGGAGCTATAGTAGGAGAAGACACTCGTAGGGTACTAACTGACGAAAAGTCTCCTAAAAGGGGCTCCCGGGATACATGTTGGCGATGCCCGTTTGACCTGGAGTAATCGCCAGCGGAAGATATTGATTTAGACAGATTTGAAATTATATCTAAAGATCTATTAGAATGAATAGGTGTTGAGCACAGTCTCGATGGCTGGTACTTGACGTAGTTGGAACTGCGGTATTCTTCTTCCTCCTTTTCGTAATAATCAGGtgattttctaaatttaaatccTTCGTCGTGTGAGTCTCTTTGTCTTTCTTGCTGTGGAATTGACGTGCGCGAAGATTTCTGACTGAGATTCAAAACCTCATAATCGGCCGCCTCAGAAACTGAAAGAACAGGTGTTGTATTCTTAGGTTTTATAGACAAGTCCAAAGGTTGTTCAGTTTCGATGTCTATATATGGTTGGTAGTCTAATTTTCTATTGAGATCCATGGCTTCATGCCTGTTTGGCGATGCTGGAGGTGTTGCACAAGAAAGTTCTGAATGAAATTCTGGATGGATTTGGCTAATGCTTGACACCGAACCAGGTACCACTCGATTAGTTGGAATGGTTCCATTACAATGTAAAGCAGGAGAGGGCAAGCTCAACGGGCTGAAGAAAGACTGTGGTCTGTACTGCGGAACGGTTATAGAATCAGATCCTATAGGTTTGTGTAGTGGGATAACATTAGATTCTGGAGACAGAGGTTTGTGTAGTGGGATAACATTAGATTCTGAAGAAAGAACCGTATCGTTACAACTAGCTGACGGGACGCTGGGTACAAGAAGGACGCTATCAGGATAACATTTTCGCGTTCGAAAATTTTGAAACCAACACTGTACAACACGTGATGGACAGCACAGCTCTCTCGCAAGCTTCATAATTTCAAACTTGGTTGGTTTTGGATTATCTTCAAAATAAGACTTTAAAATGTTGAGACTTTCGTCGTTCAACAGAGACCTAACACGAACATGTCGTCCGTCAATCATTACCTCTTCGTTTCTAGCGGATTCTTTAAAATCATCTTCTTCACTTTCTTCTGACAACTGCGGTGACATGCTTTGTTCCGAGACAGTAATGGTAGTTTTCAGTGGAACATTCTGGGCCTCAGCTTCTTCTTTGACTTTTATATGCTGAAAAATATTTCGAGGTTCTTGATGCTCATTTCGAGGTAGAGGGATCGTCGACTTTCCCAAACACATGTATTTATTATGATGGTGAAGGTCAGTATTGTGTATAAATTCTTCATTACAGCAATGACACGCGTATTTACCTGGCTGACTGTTTTCGTTGTTTTCAGTTTCTCGTAACTCTAACTTGCATTCGACTTGGTCTCCTGGAATAGATAGTGGCTGAGAGCATGGAGGTGTATTAAGAAGTTCTGGAAGTATACCATTCTGTCCCTTGTTACTTTCCGAAACTTTTTGTTGCTTGGACACAGTTGCGTCAACTATTTCAAGTATCTTCTTCACAGCATTCATATCTCTGTTGGGTAGAAGACTTGCAGTTGAACCAAACTGAGACACATCAGATCTTTCATCGTTTGCCCCGGGTTTAATATCAGGGTCTTCATGTTCCGGCTTCGATAGTTCAGATGGCACGGAAATAGCCGGTGAAGAATGCTCTCTTAAAGAATGACGAGAGGTTATTGTGGTAGATTCATTGTCTTCTGATGCTTGGGATACAGAAACTCTAGACTGTAACAGGTGAGCCATGTCTGTGAGGCCAGGTAATGGAACGTAATGTGGAGAAAGACCAGAATTCTGAAAATGACTGGCCAGAAGTGGATGGAAAGGAATGGCCGGGAGGTATGGTTGGATCGTGTGATGCTGGTGGTTTGGCTGATGTGTGTGATACTCAGGTGGCACAAAGGCAGGGAAGCGGTCAGAGTTCGGCAGATAGCCTGCAGGAGTTAAAGACATTCCTTCCCTACTAGATACATGTTTTGGAATGATTGGGCGGAAAATATTATTCTGGTTGGTACCTCGACCACGGGAGGATTTGCTGTCCATTTTGCGAACCTAAAAGAAGGGGaagataattacaaaaacaaaaaatgtcgTGATAATTTACacatatgataaaatatataaaaggtgAAACAATATGAAGAAAGAGGGGGTTAAAAGTTTCTCGAAACACTTTCATAACCTATGTCAAAATGTTCAATTGCAAACTTTATACCAGGTTTCTTATCTGGTCCTCTAAAAATTTCTTCATGTAAGGGTTCTATTCTGAGACAGTTTGATTTAAAAGATTTTTCCTGTGATTCTATTTTTGTCTATGGTTAAAATCTAGACATTTATGTAAAAGAGGGCACGCACAAGTTCAGATAATCGTACTAAGTATGTTTATCCGAGTTAGTTGTCTTGTTGTCGACTTAAATAGGGAGGGATCTATATTTATCtttaagagaaaaaataacactACAAGCTTGCGTCAACAAACTTCATAGCTCAGGTATCTTACTGTTGCACGTAATGTTgtcatttttgtctttgttcaATGAAAACAATACCGATAAAACTGTTTTGCTATGATAAGGATCGTTGGGTGAATTTGAATGTTTCAATCAGTTGATGCTGCGAGACAACAAAGtctaaatacatttaaagataTTTGAAAGCCAAAGAGGAACACTATTAAAGGTCAAAGAGCACATTCGGAGCACACCAGCTGTAGCAGTTCAGTTATTTTACACACTTAAATTGTTTAACTTCTTATATAAagctttatttctttttaagagAGACGTATTGAAGACTAGAGTTAgcgtattttattatttgttttttctttcaaaatatttcggtaagattttgtttgtttgttggtaagcaCATTCGCTCTGACCACCGCGAATGTGGAAACGAACAGTTACAATCGAAGTTCTTATTCCGATATTAACTGTTAAGCAAAATCATAATCGCCAAAATATATCGAATATGTGTGAAAAGTAGAATGATAAACATTTATCAGGCCACGAAACAAGTAAGAAAAActgtaagaataaataaacacaaactctTTTAACTACAAGATGGCcaagcaaaaaataaacaaacaaatcgaacATTAATTCTACCAAAGTAGGCCTCCCTGTGACAGAAacttcttaataaaataattctacgAAAGTAAGATATCATGTGAcagtaatttattaatgtaattctACTAAAGCAAACATCCTCGTGACAGTAATTTATTAAGATAATTCTACCAAAGCAGACACCCTTGTGACAGCAACTTATTAAGATAATTCTACCAAAGCAGACACCCTTATGAGAGGAATTTATTGAGGTAATTCTATCAAAGCAGGTTCTCCTGTGACAGAATAATTAACATAGCTCTGTTAATTTCCTACTAATTGTTTATTGTAGACCTGTCTAATGTttaacaactgtttattttaaacgTATGCCTGTTATCGTTTTACTACTTAACTTATTGTTAAAGTTTCCTCTCAATTACTGTTCTATAAGGCTCgatttcttacatttttatattattttactgttaccAGATTTGTTTTCTGGTTATTCTAATCAATACTcagttgttattttatgtatgtcTATTATTTTACAGTTGTCCTTGGCAATGTAGCTATAGTTACTGTACTATCTCTATTTTACTATTGGACATTTTCCAGCTCTtggattttaaacttttatttttgaaacaaatatttaaaataaatgtcttcACATTGTTGAACTTATGTTGCTGACCTAACACTGTAGATCTGTTTGTTGGTTTACTTCATTCCAGGCCATTACAaagtatttgtttcaatatttattgaGATCTGGTTTAACAATGTGGATCTGTTTGCTACTTTACTTCCAACCAAACTGCTACTGTGTATTTTTCTACATGTATTTAGATATCTGTTTGACAATGTACATACTTTTATTCAGGCTGTTACCAtgaatttgtttacttatttccTGATACCAAGTTTAGAAATGTggatctatttatttatttatcaaaatgctTGTAGGTCTAATTACTTGGTTGATTATTGGCTAGCTGGTAATACAGTcacacataaaaaattaaataatatcacATTACTATTCCAATTAAATCTGCTAATTACTCCTAGGGGTTTCCTATGtgctaaaaaaagaaaattagtgatttaatattgatattttaatcagTTCTTTATCCTTTACACTGAATGTTGTGAAAACATTTCAATTTGCTGAACAGAATGTAAAATATGGCTCCCACCCGTAGCAAACCATATAAAAACAAGTCTGGTAACTTGAGGTTTcatgataattattttttattgtagatTTGTTTAGTGTTTCATCTTTATCCACTTTGTTACTGTAGACTTGTTTATAAGTTTACTGATATCTGgatttttattatagatttgcttatttgttttgtcCCTATCCAGTTTGTTACTGTAGATTTGTTTATAAACTTGATTGATATCTGGAGTTTTATTGTAGATCCGTTTATTTGTTTTGTCCTTATCCAGTTTGTTACTGTagatttctttataaactttattGATATCTGGAGTTTTATTGTAgatctgtttttatttgttttgtcctTTTCCAGTTTGTTACTGTagatttctttataaactttattGATATCTGGAGTTTTATTGTagatctgtttatttgttttgtcctTTTCCAGTTTGTTACTGTAGATTTGTTTATAAACTTGATTGATATCTGGAGTTTTATTGTAGATCCGTTTATTTGTTTTGTCCTTATCCAGTTTGTTACTGTagatttctttataaactttattGATATCTGGAGTTTTATTGTAgatctgtttttatttgttttgtcctTTTCCAGTTTGTTACTGTagatttctttataaactttattGATATCTGGAGTTTTATTGTagatctgtttatttgttttgtcctTTTCCAGTTTGTTATTGTagatttctttataaactttattGATATCTGGAGTTTTATTGtagaactgtttatttgttttgtcctTTTCCAGTTTGTTACTGtagatttatttataaactttattgatATCTGGAGTTTTATTGTAGAACTGTATTTGTTTTGTCCTTTTCCAGTTTGTTACTGTagatttctttataaactttattGATATATGGTTTGTTGTTCTAGGTGCAACTGCCTTATCACCACTCATGTTCTTGCTGAATATATTTCAACatagttaacaatatttttttgataTTGTAGGCCTATTTCCTGCTTACTTCTACCAATTAGTTTACAGTAGATTTCTATACATTTGGTCAATATGTGAATTTCTTATTGTAGGTCTGGGTTTCATTCCTTTTCTTTGTTACCTGAATTGTTTATGCCTAATCCTTTATTGCTACCcgatttattttttcagtttcctAAGTACTCTTTTGCTACCTGTTTGTTGGTATTCTTGCACGTCTCTATTCGGTTTGATATTATATGTTTGTTAATCATTGCTCTGATACCTGGCTTGAACAGTATAGGTCTGTCTATTGCTTTACCCTTCCCTAGTTAATTTTGAGGGTTTTTACACctgtttttacaatataattcCATCTGTTGCTTTATTCTTTGCTAGTTAATTACTGTAAATGTTTTACACCTTTAAGTAACAACTAGCTTAACATTACAGATTTTATTTACTGCTGTAACCTTTTCTAGTTAAATCACTGTAGGTGTTTTTTACTGCATCTCACTGAAACCTGATTTTATGATACAAGTTTGTTTACTGGTTTTCCTCTACCTTGTTTGTTACCTTAGGATTGTCTTCCATTTGACAGATCTCTAAATTGAAAGTGTAGAtttgtttattgatttatttcCACGTAGATTTTTATTGTAGATTCGTATACGATTTTACTTTACTATTTTACTTCTAACTACTTTACCATCACAAGCTTGAATAAATTTAAAGCTATTTGGTCTCGTATTGAAATCTATAGCTGTCATTATAGTATTGTTTACACTACATTTTATTTGTAGCTCTGTTAAATGATTTACCTTTAAATTCATAACGAGGCACTTCTTGCTTGTCATATGAGAAGAGTAGGAGCCCGAATGGGAGAATCTCTTGCCGCAGTTAGGGCAGGCGAAAGGCTTTTCCCCGCTGTGTATCCGGATGTGTTCCTTCAGATGATGCTTGAACTTGAAGGCCTTGCCGCATTCCGGACACTTGAACTTCCGCAATACCGCGCTCTCGTCATGGCTGATCATGTGTCGCTGTAGACGGTAGACGTTGGCAAAGCTCTTATTGCAAATCTTGCAGGACTAGACAAGAGAGGGGAGGAGGGAAAAGTAGCTAGAGGACCATGCACAACTTAGGGGAAGTTAGGGTTAGCCGAGAAGTGAGTTAGTAGATgggtttaattacatttttctagaAGAGGACTGTTAATTCACTATAGGCCAGAAGAGAACTAGACTAAAGACAAGCATGACCATAGAGGGCATTAAAGTAGTACAGATGCTATTTAGCAGTTGATACAAAAACAATGTAACTAGACAGGATTGAAAGTAAATCTATGACATGGTTTTATTCAAACAAATTTCTACTaaacaaatattctgtattaCGAGTAGAAATGTAAGCTTTTATAACACATGCTTTTGTTAATTTTGGAAACAAAACTGTGAGTATACAGTTGTTCacgaatgtaaaaaaaaagttcgtATATTTTAAGGGATCTTTTAATCCAGTTCCATCTTCATCGTGGACTCCAAAATttcgaaacaaaataaaatttcgttACGTCACTTGTTCTGGTTGAGTGGAGAAAGACACTGTTTccattctttaaataaatattaattttgcatGGGGAGAACGCTTTAATGTTGAAAGTTCACtgatttacataattttaatgGAGGCACATGTTTACAGATACAGCCTACTTCCTTTCTCGCTGCCACAAATATTATCTCCTTGGTGATATTTGTTTAACAGAAAGTTATTGtcaattattaattttcatttaattaggAACTAATCAATGAAGAAACTAAACAgaggttggttgtttttttttacatggcGCACTTTAATCTTATTTACGAACTTCCCTTTCTTAACTGGTTACAATTCCAACATCAATTACTTctattaaattgtaaaaaactAAAAGTCTTAGCGAGAAAAATATGAATACAATTAGCAGTAAacttacacattttaaaacaaactgattgtgaaataatatgaaaatagtcAAATTATTAGGATGGAAAACTTAACTGAAAGCCCCTGTGGTTATGGTACTTAACGTTTATTGCaatagatacatatttttttttctgtagacttTATAGAcgaaaactaaagaaaatttagTTATGATTTCCATGAGGGTTATGgctattcaaattattttaataattaaaatcaacgcgcatttcttgttttctataagtatcttgacaaaaaaaaaaatacttatgtaccTGGCTGGAAGTAGCATGTATTAACTCGTGTTTCTCTAAATGCTTTTGGTCAGAGAACGAGGCCTTGCATTTGCTACAGGCGTGTTTTTGTTCTTCCTTTTGCTTATTAGTATCATCTGCACTTGGATGTGAATCTTTCAGGTGGTCTCGCAGAGCATAGAGGGCGTGCGGTCCTGTGAAACTTTGCTCGCAGTGGGCACAGCTAACCAAACAATCTTCCAATATCTTAGAATCGCCTAATAAAAGAAATAACGAAatgtcaaacaaatataataaaatatatcaaaaataatatatatttgtaaacagaCAGAcagcaacaaataaatattgaaaaacaaacaggCTGAATAGGTATTTGAGCCAGTTGGTTCTCTACAAAATAACTTTTTGGTGGATCATATATGGAATACGAGAACAAAGTGCTAGAAACTTTTCCGTgatatgaaacaaatcacaaaataaaatgctAATACGTaattcaataaattttaaaatccaGTTTGAAATCATAGTGTATAGGTTAGGTATTGCACggaatatttgtaacatttcgCAGCAATGCTAGCTCGATTAACTCTCCATTTTGTTTGGGATTGGTTCATATAACGTCAGGTATGAGTCATAACAAGATTATATATCAAAACTTAACAAATTTTTTTCCGACTGATCAAATGAACTCAATTCTGGTTATCGAAAGAAGAGAAATTTGTCCATGTCCGCTCGCCAGATCACTTTTGACGGATACATCAGATAGCATCTTTATCTGCACCAAGCCAACAGAGGCGTAATATCAGAGAAGAGTTCCGTTGCTAGGGGTAACCTTAACACTTGTTCTTATCCCAGCCTTAAGCTGACTGTATTGTATGGACAGCTATCTAAACATTGTCCCTCCACTGCCCGTGACGGTTACAGCCGATCATAATTCTAGTTAAATCAAGGCAGATTGGAATGATAGTGCGGAAAGGGTGGAGGGGCCGGGGGTCcaattaacattaacaaagaaTGACAGAACAAGCATCGTGGTTTTAGACCGATGTCTACTATTTAGTTTGAAGGGCCTCTGAAGAGAAAATGTAACACCTCTCAGGACGTAACTATACCCCGGAGGCCTGACACTACTGCTCGAGTACTCGATTAATAACGGAAAGAAAACGAATCAATAGAACATTAAAAGGAGTAAAACAAACATCTTAAGCAAGGTCTCTTGAATTCTAGAGAACAATAAAATCGTGTGTTTGTAGTGAACCATCAATATAACTTACCTATATTTCTCGGATCATTTAGGCCGTATAAAGCTTACAGATGGATTTTAGGAAGTATATATCTACAAAATGCTGTAGGaattctttttaacatttttacattaaaccACGTACAAAAACACGGCTAGGTTATCAATTGTTGCTATTAGTAGAATGTATAGTACAATAAAATGAGTATTTGTTTCCATTAACTGTGTTTATAACATATACAAGAACATTTGCTACTAATTCTTTATGTAGCTTTGGAAACTTTCGAGATAAatgttttgcctttttttttttcttgtactgaATATCAAATTCAAATAACTCACTTTATAATTCATTTAGAACATTCAATAGCAAAATCCCCAATAAAACGAGGAAATCCTTAACTTTCATCAACTGCAATAGTTGATGGAGTTAAAACTAGTTTAGATATTGAAAtatagtgttgttgtttgtttttctttattgttaatgtgAACTGCACCTTGTGTGACACATAGAGTAAATGAGCCAGGTGAGAGACTTCAAGGTTTAGGCATAACGgcacttaatttaaaaatactggccagaaagaagacaactagtcagAAGCACAAGCCGTCTGCAAGGATAGTCAGAGTTGAATGGCTGAATCGATTACCATTTCCATGGTGTGCCCACAACTGAAAATGCAGTTTTTTCAAAGGTACAATGCAATCTCGAACCTTGAACTTTTCAATCTACTGACTGAAACATAACTAATAAACTACATCGACCTTTTCTGAACTACATGTTTAAACGCTCAAAGTGGAGATAAGCTTAAAACAAATGACAGTTCCTGACAGTGAAGTAAATcaattgattttaaaaatttacactGATTAACATCTGAACATAGTAACGGGTTTGTTGGTTATTGAATAGGCATATGATGTGTTAGTCAATGGGAGATATATCTCTATAACCCAATTGTTTGTTTATAGGTACGTATACGTGATTCAAATGTATCAAACCTTATTTGAGGGATCTTTacgaaataatttaataattaaataatttaaagataaatgtcatatatatacacataaaacaaaaactataccaAGAAACATTAGATATCTAGTGCTATATCAAGAAAGACGAGATATGTAGTGTCATATCTATAGAGTAGGAGTTAATCAAGGAAGATGACATATGAAGTGTTGTACCTATAAAGCTATACCAAGGAAAATGAGATATGTAGTGTAATATTTGCAGAACAGAAACTATATCGAGCAAGACAAGGTAAATGGGGTCACATCTATAGAACAAGAACTACATCACGGAAGACGAGATATGTAGTGATTGATTAATGTAAAACGTGTAATTATTGGTTAGTTCCAATTTTAAAAATCAGAGCAAGTCGCTTTTATGAATTTTAGCTCTGAAGAGATTTGATAGTTAACGTACATTTGATTAAAGGCTCACATGAGGATAAGTTAAGTACATGAATTATATTTGCTTTATCCTGTTAATCTTTTAACAGTTACAGtggaaacaacaaacaagtataaaacctagaaagataaaaacaaaaacagaaaatcgTTCGGTACAGATATGTCTtgacaataaaataaactgatgTATCTTCAAACAGCCATTAAACCTAAACAAAAATCTGAAGCCACATCGTTTCATCCTGTGTTATGAATTCTTTGTAAGTCATCTATTTTACGACATCATAAGTTCCTAAGTTTCTGCAGCACGTGCAGAGCGTTTGAAGCAGTCCTGAAAGATATATTAGAGCATGAAAGTCCATAAATCAGGTATTAGTGCTTCCATTAAAACGTGAGGTGTTAAGCCTTTTTTGATCATTTTAAATCTCCACATATTCCTCCAGTGGGTGGTTATGATCAGTGAGGTTTAAAGAAGCTGGTTTGCATGCTGTTAGATGACTCCACATCTATAAACAGTATTAGAGTGTCGGGAGTGTGCTGTGTTTAAAGGCGACAGATGCCTCATGAATATATAGCTCAGGTAAAGACCAGTTACGCAGAGTGACGTGTCATTTGGCGTTACCAGCACCAGCTATCTCATACAGCACGTCTGGAATATATCTGATTAGCATGTTAATAGACGAGCACCTGTGCCTCTCCCCAGACGCGAGATAACAGCTAATACTGCTATTCTCGTCGGCTGTTTATGACTGAAGCGGGTAGGTCTAGTCTGCTGTCCCCGCGATAGCCCGGAACTGATAAGGGCTTGGATGTAAGCTCCCGACGGCAAGGATAGCGTCGTAAATGGGATGTCATTCATTCACTGTTAAACacagaagaaagaaaatgtatGAGATGAAGAATCAACTTCCACCGAGGAAAAACTTCGCTCCCAATTACAGTGTCTTTCCTAACGTTA
Coding sequences within:
- the LOC143225089 gene encoding uncharacterized protein LOC143225089 isoform X1 yields the protein MWTAGYIPYLGLMASGTWWQRQSSVELENMPDGLGHLGPSDTVTSKTSRSPTPKSPLKVVEEKGKSVEKNREGTEADKPRETNTLFGEPEEEKTVRKNGYHMAPTMTSAVCQSEEEKRMVPEDNLPVLMNGHNCQDSEEWKGESDQISKDGDRKMEKSEGEEIRSEEEKIQEYMKRSDTAVIFPEPVEKGEKRKVSSSPENKGDSKILEDCLVSCAHCEQSFTGPHALYALRDHLKDSHPSADDTNKQKEEQKHACSKCKASFSDQKHLEKHELIHATSSQSCKICNKSFANVYRLQRHMISHDESAVLRKFKCPECGKAFKFKHHLKEHIRIHSGEKPFACPNCGKRFSHSGSYSSHMTSKKCLVMNLKVRKMDSKSSRGRGTNQNNIFRPIIPKHVSSREGMSLTPAGYLPNSDRFPAFVPPEYHTHQPNHQHHTIQPYLPAIPFHPLLASHFQNSGLSPHYVPLPGLTDMAHLLQSRVSVSQASEDNESTTITSRHSLREHSSPAISVPSELSKPEHEDPDIKPGANDERSDVSQFGSTASLLPNRDMNAVKKILEIVDATVSKQQKVSESNKGQNGILPELLNTPPCSQPLSIPGDQVECKLELRETENNENSQPGKYACHCCNEEFIHNTDLHHHNKYMCLGKSTIPLPRNEHQEPRNIFQHIKVKEEAEAQNVPLKTTITVSEQSMSPQLSEESEEDDFKESARNEEVMIDGRHVRVRSLLNDESLNILKSYFEDNPKPTKFEIMKLARELCCPSRVVQCWFQNFRTRKCYPDSVLLVPSVPSASCNDTVLSSESNVIPLHKPLSPESNVIPLHKPIGSDSITVPQYRPQSFFSPLSLPSPALHCNGTIPTNRVVPGSVSSISQIHPEFHSELSCATPPASPNRHEAMDLNRKLDYQPYIDIETEQPLDLSIKPKNTTPVLSVSEAADYEVLNLSQKSSRTSIPQQERQRDSHDEGFKFRKSPDYYEKEEEEYRSSNYVKYQPSRLCSTPIHSNRSLDIISNLSKSISSAGDYSRSNGHRQHVSREPLLGDFSSVSTLRVSSPTIAPLSPASEETPLRPSSSSDAASREGTVSPGSLKINLDSKTVSPIEDSETQTDGTRGELKLKIPKKKSWKQQFEADESQSSPDSEDPALKKKKLKSGKGDSEEGLFGCDECDKVFNKQSSLARHKYEHSGQRPHKCDVCNKAFKHKHHLTEHKRLHSGEKPFQCKKCLKRFSHSGSYSQHMNHRYSYCKPYRE
- the LOC143225089 gene encoding uncharacterized protein LOC143225089 isoform X9, with the protein product MWTAGYIPYLGLMASGTWWQRQSSVELENMPDGLGHLGPSDTVTSKTSRSPTPKSPLKVVEEKGKSVEKNREGTEADKPRETNTLFGEPEEEKTVRKNGYHMAPTMTSAVCQSEEEKRMVPEDNLPVLMNGHNCQDSEEWKGESDQISKDGDRKMEKSEGEEIRSEEEKIQEYMKRSDTAVIFPEPVEKGEKRKVSSSPENKGDSKILEDCLVSCAHCEQSFTGPHALYALRDHLKDSHPSADDTNKQKEEQKHACSKCKASFSDQKHLEKHELIHATSSQRHMISHDESAVLRKFKCPECGKAFKFKHHLKEHIRIHSGEKPFACPNCGKRFSHSGSYSSHMTSKKCLVMNLKVRKMDSKSSRGRGTNQNNIFRPIIPKHVSSREGMSLTPAGYLPNSDRFPAFVPPEYHTHQPNHQHHTIQPYLPAIPFHPLLASHFQNSGLSPHYVPLPGLTDMAHLLQSRVSVSQASEDNESTTITSRHSLREHSSPAISVPSELSKPEHEDPDIKPGANDERSDVSQFGSTASLLPNRDMNAVKKILEIVDATVSKQQKVSESNKGQNGILPELLNTPPCSQPLSIPGDQVECKLELRETENNENSQPGKYACHCCNEEFIHNTDLHHHNKYMCLGKSTIPLPRNEHQEPRNIFQHIKVKEEAEAQNVPLKTTITVSEQSMSPQLSEESEEDDFKESARNEEVMIDGRHVRVRSLLNDESLNILKSYFEDNPKPTKFEIMKLARELCCPSRVVQCWFQNFRTRKCYPDSVLLVPSVPSASCNDTVLSSESNVIPLHKPLSPESNVIPLHKPIGSDSITVPQYRPQSFFSPLSLPSPALHCNGTIPTNRVVPGSVSSISQIHPEFHSELSCATPPASPNRHEAMDLNRKLDYQPYIDIETEQPLDLSIKPKNTTPVLSVSEAADYEVLNLSQKSSRTSIPQQERQRDSHDEGFKFRKSPDYYEKEEEEYRSSNYVKYQPSRLCSTPIHSNRSLDIISNLSKSISSAGDYSRSNGHRQHVSREPLLGDFSSVSTLRVSSPTIAPLSPASEETPLRPSSSSDAASREGTVSPGSLKINLDSKTVSPIEDSETQTDGTRGELKLKIPKKKSWKQQFEADESQSSPDSEDPALKKKKLKSGKGDSEEGLFGCDECDKVFNKQSSLARHKYEHSGQRPHKCDVCNKAFKHKHHLTEHKRLHSGEKPFQCKKCLKRFSHSGSYSQHMNHRYSYCKPYRE
- the LOC143225089 gene encoding uncharacterized protein LOC143225089 isoform X7, with product MVELENMPDGLGHLGPSDTVTSKTSRSPTPKSPLKVVEEKGKSVEKNREGTEADKPRETNTLFGEPEEEKTVRKNGYHMAPTMTSAVCQSEEEKRMVPEDNLPVLMNGHNCQDSEEWKGESDQISKDGDRKMEKSEGEEIRSEEEKIQEYMKRSDTAVIFPEPVEKGEKRKVSSSPENKGDSKILEDCLVSCAHCEQSFTGPHALYALRDHLKDSHPSADDTNKQKEEQKHACSKCKASFSDQKHLEKHELIHATSSQSCKICNKSFANVYRLQRHMISHDESAVLRKFKCPECGKAFKFKHHLKEHIRIHSGEKPFACPNCGKRFSHSGSYSSHMTSKKCLVMNLKVRKMDSKSSRGRGTNQNNIFRPIIPKHVSSREGMSLTPAGYLPNSDRFPAFVPPEYHTHQPNHQHHTIQPYLPAIPFHPLLASHFQNSGLSPHYVPLPGLTDMAHLLQSRVSVSQASEDNESTTITSRHSLREHSSPAISVPSELSKPEHEDPDIKPGANDERSDVSQFGSTASLLPNRDMNAVKKILEIVDATVSKQQKVSESNKGQNGILPELLNTPPCSQPLSIPGDQVECKLELRETENNENSQPGKYACHCCNEEFIHNTDLHHHNKYMCLGKSTIPLPRNEHQEPRNIFQHIKVKEEAEAQNVPLKTTITVSEQSMSPQLSEESEEDDFKESARNEEVMIDGRHVRVRSLLNDESLNILKSYFEDNPKPTKFEIMKLARELCCPSRVVQCWFQNFRTRKCYPDSVLLVPSVPSASCNDTVLSSESNVIPLHKPLSPESNVIPLHKPIGSDSITVPQYRPQSFFSPLSLPSPALHCNGTIPTNRVVPGSVSSISQIHPEFHSELSCATPPASPNRHEAMDLNRKLDYQPYIDIETEQPLDLSIKPKNTTPVLSVSEAADYEVLNLSQKSSRTSIPQQERQRDSHDEGFKFRKSPDYYEKEEEEYRSSNYVKYQPSRLCSTPIHSNRSLDIISNLSKSISSAGDYSRSNGHRQHVSREPLLGDFSSVSTLRVSSPTIAPLSPASEETPLRPSSSSDAASREGTVSPGSLKINLDSKTVSPIEDSETQTDGTRGELKLKIPKKKSWKQQFEADESQSSPDSEDPALKKKKLKSGKGDSEEGLFGCDECDKVFNKQSSLARHKYEHSGQRPHKCDVCNKAFKHKHHLTEHKRLHSGEKPFQCKKCLKRFSHSGSYSQHMNHRYSYCKPYRE